Proteins from a genomic interval of Rosa chinensis cultivar Old Blush chromosome 2, RchiOBHm-V2, whole genome shotgun sequence:
- the LOC112184773 gene encoding mitogen-activated protein kinase kinase kinase 20 has translation MDVKSADLSESADLAKESRLLKKFRNCPSILNTYGSDVTEEDEGEKLFNVFLEYAQRGTIEDCIKTPRNFELFEQHVRKYTLSVLKGLKYIHDKGFVHCDIKRANIFLVSNDPKDTGFGSYVAKIGDFRLAKRATKNNVVKRSEQIHGTGLYMSPKVSIQNILEPSVDIWALGCSVLQMLTGK, from the coding sequence ATGGACGTGAAGTCTGCAGACTTGTCGGAATCGGCGGACTTGGCTAAAGAAAGTCGACTTCTCAAGAAATTTCGGAATTGCCCTTCTATCTTAAACACGTATGGCAGTGATGTGACggaagaagatgaaggtgaGAAGTTGTTCAACGTTTTCTTGGAGTATGCCCAAAGAGGAACCATAGAAGATTGTATAAAGACACCGAGGAATTTCGAGTTGTTTGAGCAGCACGTAAGGAAGTATACACTGTCGGTTTTGAAGGGGCTTAAGTACATTCATGACAAGGGATTTGTGCATTGTGACATTAAGCGCGCAAATATATTCCTTGTAAGTAATGATCCTAAGGATACTGGGTTTGGCTCTTACGTAGCGAAAATCGGGGATTTTAGGCTAGCGAAAAGGGCGACAAAAAACAACGTGGTGAAGCGTTCTGAACAAATACATGGCACTGGATTGTATATGTCTCCAAAagtatcaattcaaaacattcttGAGCCGTCGGTTGACATTTGGGCACTAGGCTGCAGTGTTCTGCAGATGTTGACTGGGAAGTGA
- the LOC112186015 gene encoding B3 domain-containing protein Os04g0386900-like isoform X1, translated as MRKFLPFQSLRDSCVKDHLYVKPVVDPEMAKSSSNPVVELNGQEFWPLSGKPYFDVILTKSHVKPIYQLGIPAKLEPVLPSGSIHTVLTFGAKSWEMTYNGEKRHKQFDRKSWGAFVDENNLKAGDGLVFELKECNSTQIGFRVQILRGDIPDELLEKANCEAEKPIFIQ; from the exons ATGAGAAAGTTTTTGCCTTTTCAATCTTTGAGGGACTCATGTGTAAAGG ATCATTTGTATGTGAAACCAGTTGTAGACCCTGAAATGGCCAAATCTTCATCGAATCCTGTAGTTGAATTGAATGGACAGGAATTCTGGCCACTTTCTGGGAAACCATACTTTGACGTCATACTCACGAAATCACATGTGAAACCCATTTACCAACTG GGGATCCCAGCCAAACTTGAACCAGTACTACCCTCTGGTTCAATACATACAGTTCTCACATTTGGGGCTAAGAGCTGGGAGATGACCTATAATGGAGAAAAACGTCATAAACAATTCGATCGAAAGTCATGGGGAGCATTTGTCGATGAAAACAATTTGAAGGCTGGAGATGGATTGGTGTTTGAACTCAAGGAGTGCAATAGCACACAAATAGGATTCAGAGTCCAAATCCTGAGAGGTGACATCCCTGACGAACTTCTAGAAAAGGCCAACTGTGAGGCAGAGAAACCCATTTTCATACAATGA
- the LOC112186015 gene encoding B3 domain-containing protein Os04g0386900-like isoform X2, translating into MAKSSSNPVVELNGQEFWPLSGKPYFDVILTKSHVKPIYQLGIPAKLEPVLPSGSIHTVLTFGAKSWEMTYNGEKRHKQFDRKSWGAFVDENNLKAGDGLVFELKECNSTQIGFRVQILRGDIPDELLEKANCEAEKPIFIQ; encoded by the exons ATGGCCAAATCTTCATCGAATCCTGTAGTTGAATTGAATGGACAGGAATTCTGGCCACTTTCTGGGAAACCATACTTTGACGTCATACTCACGAAATCACATGTGAAACCCATTTACCAACTG GGGATCCCAGCCAAACTTGAACCAGTACTACCCTCTGGTTCAATACATACAGTTCTCACATTTGGGGCTAAGAGCTGGGAGATGACCTATAATGGAGAAAAACGTCATAAACAATTCGATCGAAAGTCATGGGGAGCATTTGTCGATGAAAACAATTTGAAGGCTGGAGATGGATTGGTGTTTGAACTCAAGGAGTGCAATAGCACACAAATAGGATTCAGAGTCCAAATCCTGAGAGGTGACATCCCTGACGAACTTCTAGAAAAGGCCAACTGTGAGGCAGAGAAACCCATTTTCATACAATGA